A region of the Bombus pyrosoma isolate SC7728 linkage group LG15, ASM1482585v1, whole genome shotgun sequence genome:
aatcttttttagATCCCCAATCCATTGTTCGATCTTGCTGGCTTGACATGTGGTCATTACTTAATTCCATTTTGGACATTTTTTGGAGCTACACTTATAGGAAAGGCgattataaaaatgcatattcAACAACTTGCAGTAATTATAGCTTTCAATGAAGAACTTTTagataaattcataaaactgTTAGCAATTGTACCATTTATTGGTTCGAAATTTCAAGAGCCACTGAAAAAGTATCTTATtcaacagaaagaaaaattgcatgACAAAACGTCGATGGTATGATCTTAATTTATTGCGAGCAATGTATTTAcacatttctaaatatttattttgttttcaggATGGAGCAACAACAATTTCATggttatttgataaatttgtaatgtTGATGATATGTTACTTTTTAGTAACAATTATTCATGCGTTAGCAAGGAATTATCATCGTAAACGAACTAAAGAATGTactgattaaaatttattgaatatagGATATACAATGTAaacataaaatcaattaaaaaactaCGTACAGATAAAGTTGCTATTAAAGTGCAGTATAATTAAGgtactaaaaataataataataatattgtggCCGAATTTTTAAGTGCacaatttctcttttgcaATATGAATAAATCGTGAAGGATgaagtacataaaatttaattttttttaattctaattttctaggatgcttctaaaaatatatatatatataacgaaacatttttgacatatatatatatatatatataattatatatgcacatatatgtgtgtatgtatttaacaatatatatatagacatatgtatatcttaggggggatttttatacattatgtagtatagATTATGGGCATATTATGTATGATACATATTATGAGCATTTTACTTTCACTATTACagtcataatttataacatcagAACTCTTTCTAGGATTTAtgatgttaataatattatgctTAATAATGTAAACGATTTATGATTCTAATGAGTTCGAATATGGTATAAAACTGTTTGAGATATGCATTCTTCCTATAGacattcaaatttaattattttaaatattcatagttGACAAATACATTCTCTCATTAGCATCTTTCAGTACTATCTATCATAATTGAGTAGATAAGTGGTATAAATTATGTTCAAGTACCAAAAAAAAGCTTTTAGTTATTGGTTTTTTTATACTAAAGTTACAAAAAGCCAATCTTATGATTAGCTTTCCAAGGATAAAGTcagaaatatatacgtatagttaataatacatatgatTGTAGAACAGATCTAAAACGTTCATTTTCATCGGTGGTTTGTGAATAAATAGTAGTGATTTTTCGTGATTTCATATTGAATGATTCAAATTACTGTTTTTTCGATAGATCCgatattgatttatattttaactatatataCTCTCACTCACTTTTTATGACATTTTCACTTTTCACTGTAATGCATTTATAATTATGGAatgaatgtaatattatttgtaatttaaaaatattttgagaataagaaaaatataaatgaaagatacaATGTTTTTAGCCTTAAAAGAGTTAAAATTGCtgttgaagaaaatttttgatttacattgaattttttctatttggaatgtattgataaaataatttactttccaTATCctacatatttcattaatatatttttattatattttaatataacttgatttgaatattatatagattatagataattttttatcattgtaTAATCCTTATTACAGGattgatttcaaaatattttgggATATTTCCGGAGATATAAGTACAAATAGTATTTTTAACTAGTTGGTATTTTTCCATTCATGtgatacattaaaaatttaatgttatgaGAATCCTTTATAAATAATGAGTGTAGAgtcgtacatttttattctgaatatatatatgtatatgaataacagtttgtaatttatattactactgtaagaaaattattcaaggTATTTTTTGGAGGGGAAAcggaatattataaatacaaaaatgatgaaaatcaTACCTTTATAAATAATGAGTGTAGAgtcatacatttttattctgaatatatatatgtatatgaataacagtttgtaatttatattactacTGTAAGAAGATTATTCGAGGTATTTTTTGGGGGGAAAcggaatattataaatacaaaaacatattaaaaattattaaaacatgtttgtaaataataaacgtatagaaactaataaaaagaacatgtaataatatacaaaattttcattagtaATGAGATACTTAatgtgtaaaatttatataaagacatggaaaattatattattttaagtcATTGTTCATTAACATCAAATATAACTGATACtcatatgattttataacgtgatttatttacataaatatttaatttcttattgatTTAAATGAAGTAACGCGAGCAATATATAGGTAGGAAAAAACAGTTATTAAGTTCATTTATATGGTAAGTATATGCTAAGGAAAAGTAGCATCAGTGGTGTCCCATCATTACTACTtcttttgcaataaaattaacaatatgtaggatatatatatatatatatatacatatatagcgagcattttattgataaaatagcTCACACATAATAGACATCTTCTATTATTACTACTAATTATTACTATACTTCaccaaattttacaaattatttagcGATACAAATAATCTGCATGAATATTACTAGCAATTTCTGATTCCCACCTGTCTCCATTATTcagcaatttttctttattgtaCAATAACTCTTCGTGTGTTTCtgttgaaaattcaaagtttgGACcctaaaaataattcatatggtaaatataaatcttatGTAATAGGTATTctcatatatctacatagaattgtttacattttatgatAGATATTgacatttagaaattaatatattactctTACTATGTCTATTTATTCTCTTTGTCACTAGATTTGGATTACATTAAATTGATACTGAAATTTAGACTACACTAAGTAATGTTAAGGCTGgattatttgaatttagaCAAAATAGctctatttgaatttaaacaaGCACTACTATATATACTTATGTATTAATCGTTACCTCCACGATTGCATCCACTGGACAAGCTTCTTGACAGAATCcacaatatatacattttgtcATGTCTATGTCATATCTTGTTGTACGGCGGGATCCATCTGCTCTTTCCTCTGCTTCAATAGTGATTGCTTGTGCTGGACAAATTGCTTCACATAATTTGCATGCAATACATCTTTCTTCACCTGAAGGATATCtattagaataaatttattatattttcttcagtacaaattttatgtacTCTTGATATAAAAAGCTTTATACCAATACCTTCTTAATGCATGTTCACCTCTGAATCTTGGACTTAAGGGACCCTTTTCAAAAGGATAATTTATTGTTGCAGGTTCACTAAAGAAGTGAGACAATGTAATTCCAATACCACGTATGATTTCTAGAAGCAATGATCTGTTTGTTGCATTATCAAGAAACTTTGACTTCTCCggggaaataaaataatatttagttcGTACAGGTACATTCAAGATTTTTGTggaagtttgaaataattttaaacctGTAAAAAGCATACTTTCATAAAATCAAATGTGTAATTaagacaaaataataattttataggttatatgatattcgtatattacatttgatagaaaaagaatcaattaaattgtattaggaaacagaaaaaagttttgttaaatttacCTGGTTGTATAGTTTTCAGAAATGTcatgttgaaattttaataattgcttTCACTTCGTGCAATCACTTTTCacgatatatatactatacagATACAATCTGGTTCTAACTATGCgcaaactaaaaataattttcttcgcattgaaaattgaacttcacgtatacgtataaaactatagtatacatatatacatatgtatatatatatatactatagtTAGTGCACGgtcgtataaatataataagtaacTTTATAATAGACAATGGGTGTAATTATACCTATTTACATCAGCTTATATAAGTCTAATATACAAACTTTTCCCACATATCAGCGGCATCTAGGTTACGTAATAATGTTCACCAAAATCtggtatattaattttcaatattaaaaacaattaattaaaatatttctattgtttCTTAGAGGAAGAAGTGAACAATACATATCATTTATTGATAgatttatatagaatttataggCTTGCCttaattgtcaaatatattgtgttccattttagaatttaaatagaaacaaaggaaaaggtcatattgttatattacacctattaattgttttctaaattttcttgcTGTCATAACATATAATTGCCGCTGCGGTTAAACCTGTAATGTTGAATATAGATTACAGCATTGACTATGGTTTCTTATAATGCTATACAcagtaatttaataacaaatttgttttatcttaGTTGGAATAGTTCTTTTAGATAAAATgtgtaatacatatttattatatgtattaagaAGCATAGATGAagtgttatttaaatattatataatagtataatatcattctaatttattcgtagtgataaaaaaaagttatgaaaaaaagattaaaaagtaGTCAAAATGGCCGAATTGGTAACGAATTTAAAAGTAGtgcaagataaaattattgctGCTTCTGCTAGAAGGCTACCcgtatgttataaatattatataaatttatataatgataattattttggaattatgtaaatggattaaataaaaatataaacataaaacacTAGAGACATgttttaatagtaataatttgtatatttaaccTCCTTTTCACAGGAATACAAGTATTTTGAGCCACGTTTAGTAGCTGTGAGTAAATTGAAATCAGTTGAATTAATTGTGGATGCGTATAAAGCTGGTCAAAGACATTTTGGAGAAAATTATGTCAATGAATTAgttgaaaaaggaaatcaCTCAAGTATTTTAGAAACATGTACAGATATACGTTGGCATTTCATTGGCCATCttcaacgtaataaaataaacaaattattaactaCTCCAAATTTGTACATTATTGAAACAATAGATAATGAAAAACTTGCATCAGCATTAAATACTTCTTGGTCTAAAGTTAgagtaaatgaaaatttgaaattaaaagtaatggTACAGGTGAATACTAGCAACGAACAAGGTATTACATAttgtaattctaataattagttatgattattatttatatttctatatgaaaatattatgaacaaaaatattgcatgttttattatattcaatctTCCTAACATAATATCTATATgatcttaaaaatatgaaattcatgcaaaatttttgtttcatcttcAAATAAGTAAgttcaaataaatgtaagCTATGTCTTGGCTTCTAgttattagaattattctgattttataatttagtaaattaaatatattatgaatttacattttcagaaAAGAGTGGTTGTGAAATCACAGATGTTTGTACTCTTGTTCAGCATATTATTGATAACTGTACAAGTTTAGAATTTGTAGGTCTTATGACAATAGGCATGTTTGGACATGATCTCGCTAAAGGACCAAATCCTGATTTTTTGTGTCTGAAAGAATGTAgagaaaaagtttcaaaagaATTGGGTATTGATTTAAATAAGATAGAGCTATCAATGGGAATGTCAAATGATTATGAACATGCGgtaattttgttagaaattgTTATACTTTCTAAAAAATGTCAGAcatgtattaaaatatgatattatcTTTATGCAGGTAGAGTTGGGAAGTACTAATATTAGAGTTGGTACTGCTATATTTGGGGAAAGGGCGAAAAAGGATACCtaatgaaatacatattttttgtataatatttgtataaatatatcgtataatatcgttataactaTAACTTATGATACGTAGGTTGGTTAGTCTCTACAATAATATACTACTGTTGTAGGAAACATTCtgaaaaagttttaataatttcaagtgataaaattagataaaatacttttcatatatgtatcgatagatagataaaatatatataaagagtTGAACGATATCGTAAAGTTCTTAAATgattatttctcttcttaaaTGGATAAATACAGAGTGATCATAAAGTCTCAATGTATTTCTAAGGAAGGTAAGGTTTACTTTATTACTTTCTACTTTCtacagttttattaaatttaacaaataacatGCTAATATATCAATAGTGGCATAGATTACTCCTTTTTTGCATTATCGGCCaatcttttcattatttctaatCCTTCGCCATTGGCTTTACGATAACCTGGCGCggatgattttattttatccatcCATTTAGCAACATTCGCGTATTTCTCCACCTCGAAACCGAAAACCTACGATCAGTAACcatcatttaaatttccaattaacgtttcctttttctcatGATGTATGTATACCTCCGTTGTTGATACAGTGGCTGCCAATGCGAGATCGGCGATGGTCAAATTGCGTCCAGTCACGTAATCTTGCccatttagaaatttatcgagGACATCAAACGCGCCTTCGAGTACCTCGTAATATTCTGGATTGTAATTTGCCCCTCTAAACACAACTGGATACTGTAACAAGTTCGTTCAGTTTCAGgatataatcatttattttatattctcacCTTACTTCTCCTATTtcaaagaggaagaaaacacaagaaagatataaaagtggtttaattttgaataacttacataataatttttcatgcCCCTGTACAAGGTACCAATATCAAAATGTAATCGTTGATTGACCAAGGCTCGATCAGCCGGTGTTTGCGGATTTAGACGAATGTTTTTACCATATTGATCAACTAGATATGACATGATGGCTCGACTGCAATCGTTTATTGAAAGAGATTAAAAGAtgataagaaacgaaaatgatACACAttgcatattaattaattaccaaCCTCTCAGATAGTTTATAATCGCCGTCTACAAGAAACGGGACAGTTTTCTGTGGATTCAGCTATAATAGGAATATAATCGCCATATGTTATTTTACGcgttattgtaaaatttcattttaacacATACTGCGTAgatatcgaataaaacgaatagcgaaatatcgaagaaggaaataaaacagaatgaACGCAGTcctctaattaattattgcgttctattaattattttcagttaaCTGTTGCGAATGCTGTATAATCGAGGAAACGTATAATGTTTCGTTGACCgtacattattaatttgataGGTCCATGTAATATAGtgtattgataataataatatttcaattgacATTATCACGTAATTGatcttgatatttatttaagactTTCAATGTTTTGCGATTTTATGTTGACCACATTCGACATGCTATCACAATCGATTGTCAATTGAACGTATAAAACGTATTTCTTTATGTTATGGATTAACATCATGGAGATATACCAATATAGATACGTTATTTGCtacgaaaatatgaaaatttatctaaattatgAACAGTACATTTCCGAGGGTGAACTAGAAGGGATGAAATGTTAAATGTTGCTTGGGTTGCAAAGAATTAAAGATATCgtctttttaatatcattgGTTATACTCATGGCAGTTAATacgttaatattttctatattgatcataatttaataatatgcaATATAGTAAACTTCGTAAAGAAGACATATTTAAGCATGCTGACCTGTTCAAATTCTGGCTTTAGATGTTCGCcttcaaataaattgatttctattaaatttaaagtaatacCAATGGCCTCGGCAGTCAAGAGAACCGCTCTGCAGGGTGAACTCATTGGCGTGTAATACAGATCCACCGACATGATTGCTCGTtaactaaaagaatatatttcaacatctgttacaatgtaattaaaattcatgatGGTAGTACGCAGTATGACTGAAACTACTATAATTCTTCGCAAAGAATAGATAGcaatcattaataataattaactgGTTGAACATTTTAAACACACGTGTAGCTTGTAACTTGCCGTTCAACGCAATTAAACGTTTGCCGCGTATCACATGCTAGTGAAGTATCGTTTCAACGttatcgaaaaaatatttcgttgcaACTTTAAAACTTTCGAGACCGTCAGTGaaaagtattgaaatattccattacACGCCCCTTTTTTCAGCAGCGCCGGTTCCGTTCACAACGATTTTCGATAGAATCAATATCACTAACTAAATCAATATACACACATACGAAAGTTACAGAACTATCCTGTGTACCTTACTTCGCATTTAATGCGTCCTATGGCACAGTCTTTTCATCATTGTTCAACAATGCCAAGAGTTATTGTGCGATTTTTCAATGTTTGCACCATGAATATTCGGTTTTGGTTGAAGTCCAATAAAGATCGAGAATTTGCATCGAAAAAAAGGcataaaagagaaacgaaacagAAAAGGGCGATAAAAAATTGGAGAGAGGAAAGAATTCGTTTGCTCTTACGACGAATGGAACGAGCGATGGCGAGATTGTCGAACTGAAATTCGATGGGAATCGTTTTCAAAGTGCAACGCGCGCGGCAAGTAAGGGTTTCATCTCTTGGCCGATTGAAGCGTATTGCCACAGTTTTGTTTTCGATCGATGTGATCGATAGAGAACTATTTTTCATGCGACGAAGCTATATATACGTGATCTGGAACTACATGCGTAGTGAAGTACTGCTACGTGCGTGCGCCATTAACAAGCAATCGATATACGCGAAACAGTTCAAGCGTACGTACAAACAACGTAAAGAAGGCGACTTATTGAACTGTCTAACAACGAGAATTGGGTATATGTATACGATAAATTCAAAATCATACTTTTTACTTGTCGAGAGCTtgttaattcataaataaatctaataaatgacaaaattttaatttattaataaatcttgGTGCCCTTTATAATCAGTATACGAAGCAGTGAACACGATCACGAAcatgcaaataaataattgctaCCTTTtcgtaatagtaataattgtACAACAGGCGTGTGGTATCAAATTcctttttaacaattattatcaCTGTCTTGAGAAATATTAGTGCGATCGTTCCTTGCGAACGATAGGGAAAGGTATGAATATGCTTTGTATTATTCGTACAGGTGAATTGATTGTGAGTAGAGCTTGTGCGCTGACTCATTcgatgtacatatacatataataatatatgtatgtacatgtatgtaatgGCTGTAGAAAGTGTCTATATACCAAAAGTATTTGTTAAAGAGACAAAAGTGTACAGAATATGtttaatt
Encoded here:
- the LOC122575993 gene encoding glutathione S-transferase 1-1-like, producing the protein MSVDLYYTPMSSPCRAVLLTAEAIGITLNLIEINLFEGEHLKPEFEQLNPQKTVPFLVDGDYKLSESRAIMSYLVDQYGKNIRLNPQTPADRALVNQRLHFDIGTLYRGMKNYYYPVVFRGANYNPEYYEVLEGAFDVLDKFLNGQDYVTGRNLTIADLALAATVSTTEVFGFEVEKYANVAKWMDKIKSSAPGYRKANGEGLEIMKRLADNAKKE
- the LOC122575994 gene encoding NADH dehydrogenase [ubiquinone] iron-sulfur protein 8, mitochondrial: MTFLKTIQPGLKLFQTSTKILNVPVRTKYYFISPEKSKFLDNATNRSLLLEIIRGIGITLSHFFSEPATINYPFEKGPLSPRFRGEHALRRYPSGEERCIACKLCEAICPAQAITIEAEERADGSRRTTRYDIDMTKCIYCGFCQEACPVDAIVEGPNFEFSTETHEELLYNKEKLLNNGDRWESEIASNIHADYLYR
- the LOC122575990 gene encoding pyridoxal phosphate homeostasis protein isoform X2, whose amino-acid sequence is MAELVTNLKVVQDKIIAASARRLPEYKYFEPRLVAVSKLKSVELIVDAYKAGQRHFGENYVNELVEKGNHSSILETCTDIRWHFIGHLQRNKINKLLTTPNLYIIETIDNEKLASALNTSWSKVRVNENLKLKVMVQVNTSNEQEKSGCEITDVCTLVQHIIDNCTSLEFVGLMTIGMFGHDLAKGPNPDFLCLKECREKVSKELGIDLNKIELSMGMSNDYEHAVELGSTNIRVGTAIFGERAKKDT
- the LOC122575990 gene encoding pyridoxal phosphate homeostasis protein isoform X1; translation: MAELVTNLKVVQDKIIAASARRLPEYKYFEPRLVAVSKLKSVELIVDAYKAGQRHFGENYVNELVEKGNHSSILETCTDIRWHFIGHLQRNKINKLLTTPNLYIIETIDNEKLASALNTSWSKVRVNENLKLKVMVQVNTSNEQEKSGCEITDVCTLVQHIIDNCTSLEFVGLMTIGMFGHDLAKGPNPDFLCLKECREKVSKELGIDLNKIELSMGMSNDYEHASWEVLILELVLLYLGKGRKRIPNEIHIFCIIFV